CTCTCTCTCGAGTGGTATTGAGGGACTAACAAGGACAGAGGGGGCCATGGGGCAGGAACCAGACTGTCTGGGCTTTGGTTTGATCCCTTGCCCCCTGCTCTGGGACCAGGAGGGGTAGACTGACATCTGTCACTTGAGCTGGATGAGTGCTTAATCACGTGTGACTCACAATTTATGTGTGCAGAACCCTGTGTGAAGTGTacatgtgtgtgcttgtgtgggGGTGTGttgtggggaagggagaaatggagTGAATGGAGAGGGAAAAGTCTTCCGTGCTagatgctttcattttcatttatcgtATGTTGCAGATTTGGAAATACaaatgtcctgaagatgcttaCAATCTAGTGGGCAAGATGGACTGTCAAATAAATAATCACAAAGAAATGCATATATTCTGTTTCCCAGAACCCTGTTCTTTGCCTCCATGAAGAAATTCACAGTTTGAAATAATGGGGCTATTTGTATGCTTTTCAGAAAAAAAGGATAAGCACCCATCCTGGCTGATGCCACAACAGGTCTTGACATTTTGGAGTTATTTGGATAGTGGCCGGGAATGAGAGTGACCTTAAGGTGCTTCAAATAACTCACCTGCTGATGCCTGAAATTCCATCACTGAGGGCTCTtactcttttgttctttttctgagaCCCTGATTAAAATTCAAAACTGGGGAAGGAGGGTGTGATACACTGCGTTTGTAACAGTGCAATGCCGTGTCAGAAGACTGGGCTGTCTGGGGGCCCTGGACCCCTAGAGATGCCCTGATGGGTACCAAAGGGGAGCCGAGGGCAAAAGGCAATCCTTTACATCTTCCGCTGCTGCTGCCTCAGCTGGGCTCTGCCTGCAGAAGGGGAGCCaaatggaggtgggggagagTAAGGCCCATTCAAAACCCAATGAGGCTTCCCAGCCTCACTGGTAGCTGTAAACCCCCGGGCTCAAGGTCCTTCTTACCTGCAGGGCCCAGCTGTGTCACCTGTAGGATCTGCCCCTATCAGCCCTCCTGGAACAGTCCTGCTTTTCTCAGAGACAGCTCTGTGACCTCCCTCCTCCCCGAGCTGCCGACACGACTTAACAAGAATTTCCGGGTTCTTGAAACACACCCAGCCGGCCATCACAACACGTTTGGAGGCCTATCATCAGCCCCCTGGCCCGGAGGGCACTCACTCTACCTAGGGTCAGGAGGAAGAATGTGGAACCCAGTCACCCCAGAAAGGCCTGGAGTGAGGCAGAACGAGTTCTCTGTGGAGGCTGGAGTGCTGCCCTGGGCGTGGCGGGACCGCGGGTCTGGTCCCAGCTGCAAGAATCTGCACGCTTCCTTCCTTGCTTGCTTCCTTCCTCTAGGTTCCTCCCTCGCCAATTTACCTGGAGGCAGGTAATAaagcaggaggagggagagagatggatGGGGAGGGCGGGGAGCCACGCGGTGCCATAAAGGCCGGCTAGAGAGGGCCGGCCCGGGTCCAGCCTGAGGAGCCGAGGCTGGCAGGGTGCGCGGTGAGCCAGCCCAGGGGCCGGGCAGAAGGCCATGCTCCGAGGCGCGCCAGGAGCAGGCCTCAGGGGCCCGAAGGGGGCCGACGGCCCCGCGGAGGACTTGGAGAGCTCTTGCCTGGAGGCCGGGAGGGATTTTGGGGTGCTGAGGCACAACAGCGCCTCCCGCAGCCTGGCCGAGGCCGAGGAGGCGGCGGGCAGGAAGCGAGCGCGGCCGGTGCGGTCCAAGGCACGGCGCATGGCTGCCAACGTGCGGGAGCGCAAGCGCATCCTGGACTACAACGAGGCTTTTAACGCGCTGCGCCGGGCGCTGCGGCACGACCTGGGCGGCAAGAGGCTCTCCAAGATCGCCACGCTGCGCAGGGCCATCCACCGTATCTCGGCGCTCTCCCTCGTCCTGCGCGCCAGCCCCGCGCCCCGCTGGCCCTGCGGACACCTGGAGTGCCACGGCCAGGCCGCGCGCGCCGGGGGCCCAGCGGACGCTGAGTCCAGCCCGCCCGGGCCCAGCTTCGCGCGCCGCGACACCGTCTGCGCCTTGGCGCCACCTGCGCCGCGCTGCGCCTCATGCTCCCCGCACATTCACCTGGCCAGGCCCAGGGCAGCGGCCGAGGCTCCCGACCTGACCCAGGCCTTCGGGGGAAGCTGGCGCCGAGGTCCTGGGGCTCCCGGTGCGGGGCCGCTTCCCTGGCCGCGGAGCTACCTGCGAGCGGGCTCAGGGCTGGGCTACCAGCACTCCTGACCAGGCACCAAGGAACCCGGGACAACTAGAGGGAGACCCGGCTGGGAGGGGTAGCAGGATGACTGCAAAAGTGACAACTGTTAAACCATCGAGGGCAGAGGAGAACTGAACAGCCCGGCCCAGGCCGGAGGAGAAAAGGAGGTGGCTTTGAGAGTGGAAGAAACTCCAGGACTGGGGCGGCACCCCCACATGCCAGCGGGGGTGGCAGCTGGGAGGAAGGAGCAGGATCCTGCCTGGCTCTGATATTTGGACTCATTGGACTTCTCTGGAAAATGGCCTTTGCATTCCTGTGCCCGAGCCctgttttctcttcctgcctttagGAGAATGGGAGACTTTTGGTGGGAGTTGGGTGGGCATCTGGTGCGGCTGGAGGGCACGGTGCCTGGTTTCCTTCCCTTGCTTGAGCTGCCCCAGGTCCCTGATCTGGGTCAGACACTCAGAAGCAGCCAAATAAAAAGGAATCATGGTCACCTCTGTCTGCTACCATGCTCCTCTGGGCCCAGTGGCCCAGGGTGGCAGGAAGGCCTGGGGGGTTCGAGAC
This genomic stretch from Dasypus novemcinctus isolate mDasNov1 chromosome 21, mDasNov1.1.hap2, whole genome shotgun sequence harbors:
- the BHLHA9 gene encoding class A basic helix-loop-helix protein 9, whose amino-acid sequence is MLRGAPGAGLRGPKGADGPAEDLESSCLEAGRDFGVLRHNSASRSLAEAEEAAGRKRARPVRSKARRMAANVRERKRILDYNEAFNALRRALRHDLGGKRLSKIATLRRAIHRISALSLVLRASPAPRWPCGHLECHGQAARAGGPADAESSPPGPSFARRDTVCALAPPAPRCASCSPHIHLARPRAAAEAPDLTQAFGGSWRRGPGAPGAGPLPWPRSYLRAGSGLGYQHS